The window ctagggtttaccccgagtacattctctcaaTAGTTATCCTCGCCCGCATAAtcttgaccttgccttctagcctcctctattAGCCTTGTGTTCCTCAGATGCTTCCCTATCCTTCATGCATTGCCTTCAAGATCTTCCTTCGGCCTTGTGTTTGTTGTTGGGTCTTCCATTTCCAAGAGACTCCTCACCTCTGGGACTTCATCTTTTGCTAAGAGctccttggtttgggacttcaaccttaccaagtcacacttggacttactttgccaagacaacacacttgaacttacactGTCAAGACTCCACTTGGACTTCACCTTTGCCAAATCCCACATAGACtttgcctttgccaagatcaaacttggactttccttgtcgtGCCTGTATTTTACATGCTCAAaagcacatatcaaatacaacaataatcctaatttaaacctttgcccaaacatcaaaatctaagatcacaatctttccctttttgatgtttggcaacccatTTAAATTAGGGAAATAATAtaacaatacatatgcaaataaatatgcaaaccAACTCATGTCATGAAACCTAATCCTAGACTCTCGCtcgagctaggatttcccgcaaaggtaaacttctcccctttgCTAATAAATAAACAATCTACTCATGCTTATATCATGGAATCTAATTGTCGTGCCCAAAGGATATTCATATATCTCCACactggcatgatattgtccactttgggcctaggctctcagggctttgctcttggactctccccaaaaagattcatgccaatgaagatattcTACATCCatttaaactcatgatctctcccaaatctttccaatgtgggactttaattgaaccccaacaattctcccctcaaacgaaggaccacaattcaCATATATATCACCATAAACTTGAACATGTATATGCTTATACAACTTAAAGGGGTCATCAAGCATCAACTCAAGCTTTCcaaaatttgggctataaaaaccAAAGTAGTTATTTGATGCTACCTAAAATAATGAGATCTAAATATTGTTTCTATCTCCAAACAAAACTTTTATGTCTAAATTGTAGGTACAATAGACATGAAAGACTCCAATAATCAGCCACCTACTCACCAGAACTTTGACACTTGAAAGGTAAGTTCCAACACACCGAGGGTTGAGAGCCGCGCACCACCAATGCTGTAGGAGATGGGTATTTAGGTCAAAACTCATGTCCCTTTTTCCTTCTTATTTTGTTCTTTACCCTATTATGTGGCGACGACGACAATGCGACTGAGCTAGGTTAGAAGAAGTGGGGACGAGGAACAGGGGGTgacgaagagagagagagagagagagagagagagagagagagaggcttTCGCTAATTAGAAGGCGGCAGTGGGCGGGGGTCGAAGGTGGCACGCGACGGTAGATGGTGTTGCAATAGCAGACGATGAAGTGGGTTTGGTGTGGACGacacgatataggtttaggtttgggggAGGGAATTTTTGCTAATTATAGGTTTGTAGGGAAGAGTTGAAGTGTTGAAAATTTTTGCTAAGTATAGGTGGGAAAAATTAattagtttttgttaattaatacCACTTTTAATAGCGTTTTTACTATATGGTTTCATAGATAGGACAAGAAAGCACTCAtagacaccggattttaaaaaacGCTATTAAAATCGATGTTTATTATCGAAAGAAAGATGCTCATATACACTGGCTAAAAAATTGGTGTATATGAGCGAAAATATGCGCTCATAGAcgtcattttttgaaaaaaaatagtttaaaatactcaaagacactGAAAATTGTTTAAAACTGATGTTATTCTGCCAGTGTCTATAagcatttttcttgtagtgtgttgAAGTTGTGCAGATGGCATCAAGTTTAAGTCAAGATTTTCACTATGCATTCAAACGACAAGCACAAGATCTAGATGAAGTGatcaaagctattcaccccccctaacTCGCATAGGTCATAACATCTAAAACTTAAGGATTCTCGTAAACATTTTATTCATTCTCTTAATAAAAGTTATACTTTTAAAAGTTTcaaactattattaatattttgtgtttcaaacactttaatttttaatttatattagacaTCATGTACACACGTTGCATGtataatataatgcatgaataCGTGTGAATTATATAAAATGAATATTTACTACAATGATAGTATAatttattctataaaaatattaatcCAAAAATAATATAGAAATTAGGTTATTAATCATACCTTAAGTTATGTAATGAGAATGTCTTACATTACCTTAAGAACCGATGAGATATAGAAATAGATAGATGCGTCTATGATTTTTTTCAAAGAATTGTAGATGGATTAATGTGGCTGTATCGATTTGCAAAAAAGTCTAAACAGATGAATTGATATGTTGTGATATAAAAAAGATAAGAAGTAGAAAGCCATAGAAAAAATTGGAGAGAGAAAGAGGGGGATTAGAGAACAATGAAGAACCAATGAGGATTGAGGCGGTGAAAAGAAGCGATGTAGATAGTAGAAATTAGGTTATGCATATGTGATTTGAGGTGGATAAGAAGTTAAAATTACTAATAAGGTTTGAAATTATTTTCCATCTAAAAAGAAAAAATGATATTAATGTAATTCACCAAATAAATTGACAGTTAGTTACTAAAGGTCtagattcttaattaaatagtaaacTTTTAAACTATAATCTTTATAAATGTCAtatgaattattttaaattttttatacaatATAGATAGGATCAAAAGAAAAGTAGATGAATTGCACGGGAAGGATTTTTTTATGGGAAGGACaatgataattaaaattgttATCTATTTTCTTGTttgctaataaaatatatatttcataGGATCAATGTATTAGAGGGGGATAAATAGTGCTCATGGCTTTTCACATTTTTAGGAAAACACTCTATTagaataaacgcagcggaattaagGAGATGGAAAttaaagcaatgctaacaaggccaagttttacttggttcggacaTGTGACAACTCTTACTCTGAAACCCGCATGTGAGAGCATTTTCGTTGCGCAATCAATAATCAATTGAATCGTTACAAaagtaattacaatttaagtaaaGTAACTTTGAAAACTAAATGATACTGACGACCTTGAAAAAGAAATCTTGAGCGTAGTTATCGTCGGAGCAGCGTTTGGGCGTCGTAGAGTCGTCTATCGAGTAGAGCACAGGAGAGAAACTTGTTCAAATTGATGTCTTGAAGCAGTTGGTCgaaacctccttttatagccctattCAGGTGCTTGGAATGTGTTGACATGGCATGCTCTAGTCGAAACTTCATACGAGAAGTTTATCCACCGCTAGGCGCCCGGACTACTTCTGGGTGCTTGGACTGCTGACATGGGTCGGTCAGTCGAAGCATGTCACTGTAGAAAGAAGATAAACTTTTGTCGATCTGGATGTCTGGACCCATCTAGGCGCCCGGACTGTCCATGTGCCCCGGCAGCCACCCGGGGTGCTCCCTCTTCGCTGCTAACCCGGGCGCCTAGAGTACCTCCAGGTGCCCGAACGTCCGAGCGCTTGGACAtgctccaagcgcctggactcCCCTTTTTCAACCACCAACTTTCTACAACAAAAAGGTTTGTACAAGCACAAATAATATATAGTAAAATAATTTTGACAGTCTGCGGACTGTTCGCTCTTgattttgagtttcgctgaaactctaagtcggatcgacgcctattgttcaCTCTACAAAGAACGAGTCATCATCTACTCCTCCTAGAAGAGTTTACTTTTTGTTAAATCGATCCTATAGATCgtttagacttttgctcaacatccgagacTTCAGGATTTTTACCTAGTGttctcgaccctaggatttttaTTCGACAtcctcgacctaccaagactttgccGAGTCCCACGGACcgggacttcattgcctagtcacAACTAAGACTTTCTACTTGTCTAGTATCCACTCGGACTTCTTtacctagcctcaattaggactTTAATCTTATCTAAGATTACTTAAGATTTTCCTACATATTTAGTTAGACCtattagaataaaatataatttaactttaaacttttgtcaatatcaaaattcaaattatattaGTTAGTACTTTTGACacaagtatatatttttttcttattattcaTATatgataataatatatatatcttATGATACAATATGTTTCTTAAAACCTAAAGAGACTATCACTTAATTGTAATTGTAATATATTAAgtaatatgtttttttaaaaaaaataaagttagtatAGTTAAGTACTTGTTGTCctgtatataaaataaaataacaaggtGAAGCATGAGTGTGGAAAAGATCCCTGTAAATGAGAAAatctttataaatattttaaccCCGTGCTTTGCATTTGTTGACTGAGTGCCCTCGGGATGGCAGAACGCCCCGCGTGTCCTCAGTCGCCCAAGCTGAGCCTCTACGAGTGAAAAGGCCGGAGACGTGAATTAGAACGCAACTAATTGAGATGATGAGattgtagaaaaaaaaatacaatatggACAAAACATTGGCATTGGATGTCATTTCATTTCGTGGgtttaaaaaacaacaaactGTCTTAGGAAATAAATATATTGAAGTCCAAGTCTTTTAGGGCAAATTCGACTACTCGAGTCTTCATGTGAGCCCACCATTGACCAATTAGTTGTGACGATCGAAGTCaagaaagaaatagaaattaaatccaattcgtaattaaaattcatGCAAATTAAAGCACGGAATACAAGCTAAGCCACTTATTTATTAcgcatataaaaaattaatatataatggcATGCGGTATATATGGAATTTGGAGAACGTAAACTATATATAAGTGATTATGGCAGAGGAATGGCGAGATCGGCAAGCACAACGAGAGGTGTTTTCCTGGGTGCGCTCGTCCCGGAAATCTCCATCATGTCCAAGTCCTCCGTCTTCATGCCATGGGGAAGCTTCCAGTCGAAGTGCAAGAGGAGGTGAGCCAGCCCAACTTCCACTGCCGATAGCCCAAAGGTCATGCCGGGGCAGATCCTTCGCCCTGCACCAAATGGCATGAACTCGAAGTTGAAGCCCCTGAAGTCGACTGAGCCGTTCTCAAATCTCTCCGGCTTGAAGCTTTCGGCGTCGGCGCCCCAGTAGGCTTCTTCTCTGCCCAACGCGAACACATTGATCAGGACTCGGGCTCCGGCCGGCACTCGATACCCCATGACCTCGCAGGTGTTTGTGCATACTCTGGGGAGTCCCAGAGGGCCCGGAGGGTGGAGCCTCAGCGTCTCCTTGATGACCAATTTGAGGTAGCTGAACTTGGAGATGTCGCTCTCTTCCAGCTTATTCTTCCCTCGCATGGCCTCCCTTATCTCTCGCTGGGCCTTCTCCATTGTCTCAGGGTTCTTCACCAGCTCTGACATAGCCCATTCGATCGTCGTCGATGATGTCTCTGTTCCTccgataaataattcctaaagGAATTGAACAATATATTAACGGCATGATCATGATCATCAGCTTAGCTAGCGATATATATTagtaaatttaattaatctacaGTTTAGTTTAGATAAGAAATTAATTATATAGATACGTATATATGTACGAACCAGGACAACGGCCTTGATGCTGTCGGCTGTGATGGGAAATTCTAGGCCTCCTTCATCTTTAAGTTTGAGAAGTACATCGAGGAGTGAATCCTCCTCCGTCTCCGCTGCCGCGGGTGCATCGGCTCGTGCAGTCTTACGCTGTCCCATGATTTCATCGAACACTTTGTCTAACTTTCCACGAACACGCTCTAACTTGGACTTCAATCCAGTGAGAGTGTCCAAGAATTTGAGGGAGGGGTACATGTCAGCCACCGCGAAGCTGGTGACGAGGCCCACCGCCTCCTTCACCAGCTGCAAGAACTCGGCCTGTTGTTTGCACCTTTCGCCGAACGCCGTTTTGACCACCATCGAATTGGCCATGGACATCAACATCTCGCCGAGATCGAGAGGCGTTTGGGCCGACGCCTTGCCAGCGATCTCCGCCGTCAGCTTACCGACCACATCCTCACGGATGGCGGCGAAGGACTTGACGCGCCGGGAGTTGAGCAGCTCCATGGCGTAGATCTTCCTCATCTGCTTCCAATATCCACCGTAGGCGGCCATGGCGACGCTGAGCCCGTCGTAGGCCAATATGTTGGCGAAGGTCAAGTCGGTAGGCCGGCTGGCAAAGTTGAGGTCGTGACGCTTGATGATCTCCTCCACGGCCTCCACGGACGAAGCGGCGACCAAGTCGACCTGGCCGAGGCGGAGCAGTATGAGCGGGCCGTGAGTTCGAGCGAGGCGGCGCAGAGTACGGTGAGGGTTGGCGCCGGCGAGTTGGTGGATGTTTCCGATGAGGGGAAGTTTGGGAGGGCCGGGTGGCAGAGGAGCTAGTACTTGTCCATGTGACATACTGTGAGCTCCACTCCTTTGTCTCCTGAGCACTAGTAGCAGAACTGCCATGAAGAAGCCGAGGAAGAGGGTGATGAAGAAAGGGGAGAAGAGGAAATCAGCTTCCATGGCCATATGCGAGTGCAGCAGCTAGCTAGCTGCCTCCTTAATGATCGAATCGATCGGATTCGGATGCATCAAGCTCTCTTCGTCCAATGCATTTATAGCACTACAAACATTTTGAATTATTTGTGGTCCTAATTAAACCGATGGTTTTTCAACATTTTGAATTATTTGTGATCCTAATTAAACCGATGGTCTGGGATTCTATCTCGCTACAGATGGATAATTAGTTAAATTAACAAAATAACtaataaatcaattaatataattattttctGGACTCTCAAATCAAATCAGTTAATTTATTGTTTAAGTCCTTGTGCTAATATAAATTGACCATAAATAGATTGATTGATGATGGATTTGGGAATAAGAGAATGTAATGAtaataaaagatagtgtttggattgtggatttgaaaatgataatttgaaaattatttctagatTTATGAGAATCAATTAAATTCATATAATTAGGTggatttcattttcattttcattctcattctattttactatcaaactcatatcaATACTCATTTTCATCATATAATTAAATGTCACCtaaattattcttttattttaaatatatatcaaTTTAAAGTATAAACGGTTaacattttataatgacattagtCCATCCTAATGGAATATTGGTACTGtatgaatttttaaatta is drawn from Zingiber officinale cultivar Zhangliang chromosome 1B, Zo_v1.1, whole genome shotgun sequence and contains these coding sequences:
- the LOC122020752 gene encoding alpha-humulene 10-hydroxylase-like; its protein translation is MAMEADFLFSPFFITLFLGFFMAVLLLVLRRQRSGAHSMSHGQVLAPLPPGPPKLPLIGNIHQLAGANPHRTLRRLARTHGPLILLRLGQVDLVAASSVEAVEEIIKRHDLNFASRPTDLTFANILAYDGLSVAMAAYGGYWKQMRKIYAMELLNSRRVKSFAAIREDVVGKLTAEIAGKASAQTPLDLGEMLMSMANSMVVKTAFGERCKQQAEFLQLVKEAVGLVTSFAVADMYPSLKFLDTLTGLKSKLERVRGKLDKVFDEIMGQRKTARADAPAAAETEEDSLLDVLLKLKDEGGLEFPITADSIKAVVLELFIGGTETSSTTIEWAMSELVKNPETMEKAQREIREAMRGKNKLEESDISKFSYLKLVIKETLRLHPPGPLGLPRVCTNTCEVMGYRVPAGARVLINVFALGREEAYWGADAESFKPERFENGSVDFRGFNFEFMPFGAGRRICPGMTFGLSAVEVGLAHLLLHFDWKLPHGMKTEDLDMMEISGTSAPRKTPLVVLADLAIPLP